The Gossypium hirsutum isolate 1008001.06 chromosome D03, Gossypium_hirsutum_v2.1, whole genome shotgun sequence genomic interval ATGTAGGACTTGCAGCAGGGCGATACTCAGGGAGGAGACGGCCGGACCTGAAACGAACGCCGCATGCGTTACAAAGGGTTTTTGGGCCCATTGGTCCTTCTCGCCATTGTGGGGTTTTCGTAACTTCGCAGTGCAAGCATTTCCTAACTTCAATAGGTTGTCGGGAGGGGGATTTCTTCATCTCGCTGAAATCCGAAAGCCATGTCaggttcattttcttcttcaatctcTTTTTGGCAGGTTCCTCGGTGAGATGGCTTTCTGATTCAGATTCAGAACCAACTGATGAATTAGATCCTCGGGAGGTAGAGGAGGTGGAGGACGTGAAAGGCAATTTGAAGTGCACATTAAAGGCAGATGCTCGTCTGCGCTTGCTTCGACCTCGTTTCACCAGGAAACCGAGTTTAGGGTTAATAGGTACCGGGTTTGCAGCAGAGCAAGTACTACTGCTTTCAAGCACAGATACAGGACTGGAGGTCTGGAACCGGATTGAACCTTTGACACCGGTGGACTCACTGTGTAGGGTAACACTTCTGCCGGAGGATGCTTCTGTAACGCTCGACCACTGGTTTAGCTGAGAAGATCCATCACACTAGACACGAAATGGAAGACAAATTCAGCATAAAGTCAGAATTCAATTGAAAATGATAACAGAGAAGAAACCATTCAATTTAGAATGATTTATCAGCTATAGAGAAGATTCAATATGAACCATGATCTTATTGTATCTGCATCATAAAATACAATGCAGTCTGGTGGATTTCGCAAAGTACATCGGACATCCTAAATAACCCATTTTCACCGGTGGTCAAGAGCACCCTTCATAGAAGAATTCAGACAATAAAGAACCGATTATGCAAATATTCTAGGGATAGAGAAAAACTGCATATCTTAGACACAAAGTCACTTCGATAAACATTGCTTCTTAACAAAGTAAAGAATGAAGGATCACCATATTGATGTAATGGTTGCTTTCCACAAATCACACTGTGAATGTGCAAATGCAGTCATTTATTCAACAAAGCACTCAGGCATGACAACATGCAAATGCAATCATTTAGTAGACACCCTCGGAGAACTAATCCGATAGACACTAAATTTTAAGGCTGAAAGCATTGTTAGGCAACACATAGTTTTAGTTCGATGTCGTGAATGCCAAGTCATATGTCTCCTACCAAGTTAGCCCTACAACAAGAGCTTGAATATCCGGTTTTCGATTGATATTTCATACTAAAGTTCGATAAACGAATCGATGCTCTATTACTTACATTGACTCTTTAACTATTTAAAAAACGAGTTCAGGACAAATATTTCCATCGATAACACACGGCAATCGCTCATTCCAAGTAATACTAaattcataaatacatatatcaGTCATCACTAGAGGGAGGGAAACAAGGTTAACTCACAGAACCCGTAAGGCATTTCGGCGAACTATCATTGAAAAAATCACCAGAAAATCCGGAAGACATGCCGGCGAGAACATTAGCAGGCGGCGGTTCCAAGTTCTGAAAGTTACAATCCCACTCTTCGCCGCCACCGGAGTTGTTTTGTTCTACGTCATCATCAAGAGGCAAATGAAAATCTATGACACCTTCTCCACTACTACCATCACCACCATCAGTGCCTTCAACATCTTCCAATGGGAAATCCAAATACTTTATTACATCATCAAAGAAATCATCATTCACCCCATCAAACCCTTTGTCAAACCAAgaattattcataattttattttcttctgttcacaaaaaaaaaactaattagtaAGCATTTGATTTAAGTACTTATAACATTAAACCCaagtgaaaaattaattaaaaaacgcCTACGGGTTTGCAAAGACTTAAAAATCCCATTTGGAAATTACCTTCTGTAgctaaaattacctttttaaaaaatatatatttgagcaataacttttttatcataaaaaaaattaagcaattaatcaTGAAGTTTCCtattaagttgaattttataaATGGAAAAAATTGTCTCTTTCTAGGTTTGGAGAATTAGTTAACTTGTCATTTCAGCATGTAAATTAACCAAACAaagtactaaaaattttaaaaatatatatataaaaacaaattgtAATACTAATACCAGCTAAAAAACactgtaaagaaaaaaaagagcgaaaatttcaagaacttgatttttttttcaaagagcTTGTTTGGGtacattgaaaattaaaaaatactgaTAAATTACAAAGAAAAGAGTTGGTACTAGGTaccctttttcttcattttctgaGAACCAAACAGCAAAACCCAGAATGCAGAAAGAGAAATGGAAAACCCcgctcaaaataaaataaaataaaaacccaaaaagaaaagcaaaatgcAAAGAGAGAAAGAGGGAAATGGGACCTGGGTTTCAAGCAGAAGAGTGAAGGAGAGGCATTGTTTGGATGAaaggaaaatgagagaaaagggAATCCCTTTTGGTCGTGATTTTTAGGGATATTTTTGTTTTCTCTTCTCGAGTGAAAGAGAAAATTAAGTTTTAATGTAAAAGAAGGAAGGTTAGCACATGGAAGGTGGGTTGTGTGTTTTCCTTTCAATCACCGCTCATCTGTCATCAATTtttaaattcctttttttttttttttgaaattgaaacATTTTATacccaaaaaaattgaaaaaaaaaatctgggGAGATGGATTTTGAAAAGGAAAGCCAAAAGGAAAGAGGAGTAAACGTAGATCTAAAAAAGGTTTTCTTAGGTCAAATTTGATTGAAGATCCTTGTATTATGTAtttgtttctgatttagtccttctATTGCAATATTTTCAATCCTGAAACATAATTTTTCTCGTTAATAGTTTTTcgtgatttattttcaattttaagtaATGTTGTACAAACCAAACTAGCAGTGGAGTGAGTCCGATCATgaatttttcaattcaaacatttctAATAAACTTTATACCCAATTTGATCAGTTTTTTTTGGTGATACCAGCCAATCCAACCACGGTTTAAGATCAATTTTTTCCATTCGTTTTGTTAAATTATTTGATAGGATTAACAAAAGATTAACCTCGCAACTGaaaatatacattatttattataAAGTAACGGGACTCAATTCATCTAAAACCTATAATATAAGGACCATTTATAGAATTATAcaaggagaaacaaaaaaagagaTCACCGACGAAAGATTGAAGAAATGGGAAAAATCACCGACGAGATTGGAATggagaaaaaagaaatatgaaagtgTTGTCCAAATTGGGTCCCAATTTTTTAGTTGCAGCTTACCACTCACATGCTGTGGTCcctttcttctcttattttcctttccattttttatggtttttaattgattttcattttcaactttacatttctctcctcttttttttcctaaaataaattttttttttttggatttttcaaGTTTTCGATTTAATCTCTAGattcttaattaaaatttaagttttcaTCACTATCCACGAGCGAGCTcagttgatattattattattattatttataaccACAATACAAATGAGTAGGCTTTAgaattttagattttgattttcttttcctttcataATGCTGTTGAATATAAATATAATGGAGTTGGGCACAATTTTAGGTGCATTCTCTTTTTCTTGTGTGCTTCTTTTGACTATtaagacaaaagaaaaaaaaaaaaaggaaaaatgattTCAGCAAATGGCCAATGCTTGTTTGTTTGTACATATATAAAGAAAAGCATGTGCCTTtcgtaaattatatatattattatttatgcaGGCAAGGGATTCAGTTatacattttggtaatttttatataattaatattttaataatataaatacatttttcatgcatgt includes:
- the LOC107962048 gene encoding GATA transcription factor 11, with amino-acid sequence MKKKEENKIMNNSWFDKGFDGVNDDFFDDVIKYLDFPLEDVEGTDGGDGSSGEGVIDFHLPLDDDVEQNNSGGGEEWDCNFQNLEPPPANVLAGMSSGFSGDFFNDSSPKCLTGSCDGSSQLNQWSSVTEASSGRSVTLHSESTGVKGSIRFQTSSPVSVLESSSTCSAANPVPINPKLGFLVKRGRSKRRRASAFNVHFKLPFTSSTSSTSRGSNSSVGSESESESHLTEEPAKKRLKKKMNLTWLSDFSEMKKSPSRQPIEVRKCLHCEVTKTPQWREGPMGPKTLCNACGVRFRSGRLLPEYRPAASPTFVPALHSNSHKKVVEMRKQANLPMTGTPPMLSIPQAPISM